A part of Setaria viridis chromosome 8, Setaria_viridis_v4.0, whole genome shotgun sequence genomic DNA contains:
- the LOC117834217 gene encoding uncharacterized protein yields the protein MEVQTAQPPSCSSSAAGYPRWVMLEQYVKSNVQDSSRITPDAKTLAAARTSNGHRIQVSLGLAEPPATSALRVELPEGVYAKYATVVAADGDSLLLRVNLDQRSFASDDTLDHFVYNAGSAAADPSRPPSLSLLPSYNVTYRPMIQYLVTDATGILRHGDDQIVVAELHTATVRVTLETKAAELYMFRSGEWSIRRPRICSSVAGDGELEELPSWWNTDTVFPMSGRTLCWVDLSRGVLFCDVLEESPWLQYLPLPKVPLFGRASNRNLGVTAGGVLKFVNIFPRCCCGGAGTSKCEHSNHAYTIHTYTLRTEGMEWVMDGMVDATELWALEAYKGLPRVPLDYPIVSMDEPHVICFLLCEDHHVKYGDQTLWLLKVDTRSKTIQSVSKYPGGRFLGRALIPSSISYYLNSYPICSSDGTSTSLGQTSQMDIEKLRAYDSRNSMLQSSCKSFAKPAVEASEILAALQDIPSYGLDRDDMLKAYSILSNDNGLRLRSLLGLPLNLRKDWLLMEIKAGDA from the coding sequence ATGGAAGTCCAGACGGCGCAACCTCCCTCCTgctcgtcgtccgccgccggctACCCACGATGGGTGATGCTGGAGCAATACGTCAAGTCCAACGTCCAAGACTCATCCCGCATCACGCCTGACGCCAAAACACTGGCGGCCGCGAGAACCAGCAATGGCCACCGGATCCAAGTTTCCCTCGGCCTCGCAGAGCCCCCGGCAACGTCGGCCTTACGCGtggagcttcctgaaggtgtctaCGCCAAGTATGCTACCGTCGTCGCCGCGGACGGTGACTCGTTGCTCCTCCGGGTCAATCTAGATCAAAGGTCGTTTGCATCCGATGACACTCTTGACCACTTCGTCTACAAcgccggcagcgccgccgccgacccctcaCGGCCACCGTCGTTGTCGCTGCTCCCGTCTTACAATGTCACATATCGTCCCATGATTCAATATCTGGTAACTGATGCCACCGGCATCCTGCGCCACGGTGATGACCAGATCGTGGTGGCGGAGCTCCACACGGCTACTGTGAGGGTCACGCTGGAGACGAAGGCGGCGGAGCTCTACATGTTCCGGTCTGGCGAGTGGAGCATCAGGCGTCCGCGGATCTGCTCCTCCGTTGCCGGCGACGGTGAACTTGAGGAACTGCCCTCATGGTGGAACACCGACACCGTCTTCCCCATGAGCGGCAGGACACTGTGCTGGGTCGACTTATCCCGCGGCGTCCTCTTCTGTGACGTGTTGGAGGAGAGCCCTTGGTTGCAGTATCTACCACTCCCCAAGGTTCCCTTATTCGGCCGGGCATCAAACCGGAACTTGGGCGTCACCGCCGGTGGCGTGCTGAAGTTTGTCAACATCTTCCCCCGCTGCTGTTGCGGTGGCGCCGGTACCTCCAAGTGTGAACATTCTAACCATGCCTACACCATCCACACCTATACGTTAAGGACGGAGGGCATGGAGTGGGTGATGGACGGCATGGTTGATGCCACCGAGCTCTGGGCGCTCGAAGCCTACAAGGGGCTCCCGCGCGTCCCACTTGACTACCCCATCGTGAGCATGGACGAACCCCATGTAATCTGCTTCCTGTTGTGTGAGGATCACCATGTCAAATATGGTGATCAGACACTATGGCTGCTAAAGGTTGACACAAGGAGCAAGACAATACAATCAGTGTCAAAATACCCTGGAGGACGGTTCCTTGGACGTGCTCTAATCCCTAGCAGTATATCCTACTACTTGAATTCTTATCCAATTTGTAGTAGCGATGGTACATCAACAAGCCTAGGCCAGACTAGTCAGATGGATATTGAGAAGCTCAGAGCCTATGATTCCAGGAATTCGATGCTGCAATCTTCTTGCAAGTCGTTTGCAAAGCCTGCTGTGGAAGCGTCAGAGATCTTGGCGGCACTTCAAGATATACCTAGCTATGGCTTGGATCGCGATGATATGCTGAAAGCATATAGCATTCTTAGCAATGACAATGGCCTCCGATTAAGATCTCTTTTGGGGCTACCATTGAATTTGAGGAAGGATTGGTTGTTGATGGAGATTAAGGCTGGTGATGCTTGA